A DNA window from bacterium contains the following coding sequences:
- a CDS encoding radical SAM protein — MECAVITTYRCNARCQMCDTWQNPTSRSEEFDPAILEKIPRGMVRLNITGGEPMLRDDILDIARILDKKTGRLEISTNGYFTDRIVKVCEQFPNITIRVSVEGLPKLNDELRGIKNGFDHALRTILRLKALGIRDIGFGVVISDRNCSDLLELYNLCSSMGIEFGNATMHNSFYFHKFDNKIQDVDTVVAQMHHFIRALLLSRRSSLRMRIKDWARAYLNLGTLRYIEGKARTLSCGAATDTFFIDPWGMIIACNGSAEPWIMGDLKKQSFDEIWHSPQAEEVRRRVQECQRNCWMTGTAVPAMRRNIWVPLVWMLQSKARLALGKEVIFQ; from the coding sequence ATGGAATGCGCCGTTATCACGACCTACCGGTGTAATGCCCGCTGCCAGATGTGTGACACCTGGCAAAACCCCACTTCGAGGAGCGAAGAGTTTGACCCGGCTATTTTGGAAAAGATCCCTCGCGGGATGGTCCGCCTCAATATTACCGGTGGGGAGCCGATGCTGAGAGATGATATTCTGGACATTGCACGCATTCTCGATAAAAAGACAGGTCGATTGGAGATCAGCACCAATGGCTATTTCACAGACCGTATCGTAAAAGTATGTGAGCAGTTCCCCAATATCACCATTCGGGTAAGCGTAGAGGGTTTGCCAAAATTGAACGATGAGCTGCGGGGAATCAAGAATGGTTTTGATCATGCCTTACGAACCATCCTGCGTTTAAAAGCCCTGGGGATACGGGACATCGGCTTTGGGGTGGTGATATCTGACCGCAATTGCTCCGACCTTCTGGAGCTGTATAACCTTTGCTCCAGTATGGGAATAGAGTTTGGTAATGCAACGATGCACAACTCCTTCTACTTTCACAAGTTTGATAATAAAATTCAGGATGTTGACACCGTAGTGGCCCAGATGCATCACTTCATCCGTGCGCTTCTCTTAAGTCGCAGGAGCAGCCTGCGCATGCGGATAAAGGACTGGGCACGTGCCTATCTGAATCTCGGGACATTGAGGTATATTGAAGGCAAAGCCAGGACCCTGTCGTGCGGAGCAGCTACGGATACTTTTTTCATAGACCCCTGGGGTATGATTATCGCCTGCAATGGTTCGGCTGAGCCGTGGATCATGGGTGATTTGAAAAAGCAATCATTCGACGAGATATGGCACAGCCCGCAGGCGGAAGAGGTACGACGGAGGGTACAGGAGTGCCAGCGCAACTGCTGGATGACAGGCACGGCAGTGCCAGCCATGCGAAGGAATATCTGGGTGCCGCTTGTGTGGATGCTTCAGAGCAAGGCGCGCCTTGCCCTGGGTAAAGAGGTGATATTTCAATGA
- a CDS encoding glycosyltransferase family 4 protein — MIKIAFMGIKGLPSRGGAERVVEPIVHELAGRQKLTVYCNIRYTPQGTNIDGVRLIRIPTLPGKYLQPVSFFILSALHAVFKGDYDLIHLHNVEACFILPLLRIRYRVIATSHGSPIRAARSKWGPLARTLMGLTEYPYLLLPNCATSVSQSDAEYFKQLYRREVFYLPNGIQQHPVNPEIARQTLDEMGLRAGEYILFAAGRIDPTKGCHLVLDAFYQLNLNIRLVIVGDLSQVPHYSQNLQQKADGRTVFIPHIAEKEKLFGIVRHCRLFVFPSLVEAMSMMLLEVAALGVPLICSDIPENKDVLDKHALYFRSGNTQDLAQKMRWALEHPDAMLSLAARAQTRVKSVYSRERMVEEYESLYLKIANLNPLEME; from the coding sequence ATGATCAAAATCGCTTTCATGGGGATCAAGGGTTTACCCTCCCGCGGTGGAGCGGAGCGGGTAGTCGAGCCCATCGTTCATGAGCTTGCAGGCAGGCAGAAGCTGACCGTCTACTGCAATATCCGGTATACTCCCCAGGGCACAAATATAGATGGAGTGAGGTTGATCCGTATTCCGACCCTGCCGGGAAAATACCTTCAGCCGGTGTCTTTTTTCATCCTTTCCGCCCTCCATGCCGTATTCAAGGGAGATTATGACCTGATTCATCTGCACAACGTTGAGGCCTGCTTCATTTTGCCATTACTGCGGATCAGATACCGGGTGATAGCCACTTCCCATGGCAGCCCCATTCGGGCTGCCAGGAGCAAATGGGGCCCTTTGGCCCGCACTCTGATGGGATTAACGGAGTATCCATATCTCCTCCTGCCCAATTGTGCTACCAGTGTCTCTCAGAGTGATGCCGAGTATTTTAAGCAACTCTACCGGCGAGAGGTATTCTATCTGCCGAACGGAATACAGCAACACCCGGTAAATCCGGAGATAGCCCGGCAAACCCTGGATGAGATGGGCTTAAGAGCCGGAGAATATATTCTCTTTGCTGCGGGCCGCATCGATCCTACCAAGGGGTGTCATCTGGTTCTCGATGCCTTTTACCAACTCAATCTGAATATAAGACTCGTTATTGTGGGTGATTTATCCCAGGTACCGCACTACAGCCAAAACCTTCAGCAGAAGGCCGATGGCCGAACAGTGTTTATCCCGCACATCGCCGAAAAGGAAAAGCTGTTTGGCATTGTCCGGCACTGCCGCCTGTTTGTCTTCCCCTCGCTTGTCGAGGCCATGTCAATGATGTTGTTGGAAGTGGCAGCTCTGGGAGTTCCCTTGATCTGTAGTGATATTCCTGAAAATAAAGATGTTCTCGATAAACATGCCCTCTATTTTCGATCCGGGAACACTCAGGATCTTGCCCAAAAGATGCGGTGGGCACTGGAGCATCCGGATGCCATGCTGAGCTTGGCTGCCAGAGCTCAAACGAGGGTCAAGAGCGTATATTCCCGGGAAAGAATGGTCGAGGAGTATGAATCATTGTACCTGAAAATTGCCAACTTGAATCCTTTGGAGATGGAATGA
- a CDS encoding acyltransferase family protein, translating into MNDTAFLKFIAIALILNSHCDPFYPIKAFATGGTIGLSLFFGLSSFGLLLSERKKPRGFHEWYGRRIKRIYPSVWVLLIIVYLPIKVLTGGLRGADTFSVFGMFFYPPFWFLQSLMIFYFLGFFIIKNYHRKKLHYFTFASMALYLIGYLYYLNLSEYSIESLPFRAIFYFLIFLFGIFLGTKSNKIIFSGPSDFLALVFFISLTYVHKYLMTKNSFMSLQIIQHLLMFPSLYYFLKLARSDFVNNRIMQLPPISNIITYISSLTLELFMVNVTISPVICTLNLPFPMNVIIFMVLTFVMAALLHYVSACLSESIVKFS; encoded by the coding sequence ATGAACGATACCGCTTTTTTAAAATTCATCGCCATAGCCCTCATATTAAATTCACATTGCGACCCCTTTTATCCAATCAAAGCGTTTGCAACCGGGGGCACGATAGGGCTCTCTCTCTTTTTTGGGCTCAGTTCATTTGGGCTATTATTGAGTGAACGGAAAAAACCAAGAGGTTTTCATGAATGGTATGGGAGAAGGATAAAAAGAATATACCCTTCTGTCTGGGTATTACTCATAATAGTATATTTACCAATTAAGGTCCTGACAGGCGGCTTGCGTGGAGCGGACACATTCAGTGTGTTTGGAATGTTTTTTTATCCTCCTTTTTGGTTTCTGCAATCTCTCATGATTTTTTATTTCCTGGGATTTTTTATAATTAAAAATTACCACAGAAAAAAGCTTCATTATTTTACCTTTGCATCAATGGCGCTCTATTTAATCGGCTACTTGTATTACCTTAATTTATCAGAATATTCAATTGAGAGTTTACCATTCAGGGCTATTTTCTATTTTTTAATTTTCTTATTCGGGATTTTCCTCGGAACAAAGAGCAATAAAATAATATTTTCAGGACCTTCTGATTTTCTGGCCTTGGTTTTTTTTATTTCACTCACGTATGTGCATAAATATCTCATGACAAAAAATAGTTTCATGTCACTGCAAATTATTCAACATCTCCTCATGTTTCCATCTTTATATTATTTTCTAAAATTAGCCAGATCGGACTTTGTTAATAACAGAATTATGCAGTTGCCGCCCATTTCAAATATCATTACCTATATCAGCAGCTTGACCCTTGAATTATTTATGGTCAATGTGACCATTAGCCCTGTAATTTGTACACTGAACCTGCCCTTTCCCATGAATGTAATTATATTCATGGTTCTTACCTTCGTAATGGCTGCTTTACTCCATTACGTATCCGCCTGTCTCTCTGAGTCTATCGTAAAATTCTCCTGA
- a CDS encoding sugar transferase, protein MILSKHKISMAAFDIILIFAGFHSAFWFVFASGICGRPHSFPRYYAPSLVLISAIFLTIFQLEGLYKYQAITNPIHQLQSLLKCYLKCLAAVILIIFFFKTGYIADSRLTIGLGFLISFLFMVLARAIIIPKLFYYLVTTGRIRKRVLILGAGQQGSRVCTFLEHNPKNYFQVVGFADDHKRAGSRVCGKEVFGNSYELENIISSRKIEEIILAINNISRGALLDLIDRCKRAGLVIHVVSDLFSRVTEKIEAEEFGGLMTFRIVPRQTGIIHRLAKRAVDLIASAVLCTLLSPLFLIIALFIKWDSEGPVFYTSRVVGRGGKTFVSYKFRSMLNHHADNRDEQQKYEAGKNRHLQFMESFIQGRTNGEFFVKDESRITKVGRFLRKHSLDELPQLINVFRGEMSLVGPRFCSVEEYQFYKPWHKRRFQVKPGITGLWQVRGRSEVSYDDMVILDLYYIQNCSFLFDLEILLRTVSVVFTGKGSRVSGGNSKNTKMNERELTTDESTFCGSADSVSNH, encoded by the coding sequence ATGATACTTTCCAAACATAAAATAAGCATGGCAGCTTTCGATATCATTCTCATCTTTGCAGGCTTCCATAGTGCTTTCTGGTTTGTCTTTGCTTCCGGCATCTGCGGCAGGCCACATTCATTTCCCCGGTATTATGCGCCCTCCCTGGTATTGATCAGCGCGATCTTTCTTACAATATTCCAACTGGAGGGCTTATATAAATATCAGGCCATTACGAATCCCATTCACCAGCTCCAATCGCTTTTAAAATGCTATCTCAAATGCCTGGCCGCCGTTATCCTGATCATCTTTTTCTTCAAAACCGGATACATCGCCGATAGTCGGCTGACGATTGGCCTGGGGTTTCTGATAAGCTTCCTTTTCATGGTTTTGGCTCGAGCCATAATTATACCGAAGCTTTTTTACTATCTGGTTACAACAGGCAGGATAAGAAAACGGGTACTCATTCTGGGAGCCGGGCAGCAGGGAAGCAGGGTCTGCACCTTCCTTGAGCATAATCCGAAAAATTATTTTCAGGTTGTTGGATTTGCTGACGATCATAAAAGAGCTGGCAGCCGGGTTTGCGGCAAGGAAGTTTTCGGTAACAGCTATGAGCTGGAAAACATCATTTCCAGCCGGAAGATCGAAGAAATCATCCTTGCCATCAATAACATCAGTAGGGGAGCATTGCTGGACCTGATCGATCGGTGCAAGAGAGCAGGACTGGTAATTCATGTAGTTTCAGACCTGTTCTCCAGGGTGACCGAGAAAATAGAGGCCGAGGAATTTGGCGGCCTCATGACATTCCGGATCGTTCCCCGCCAGACAGGTATTATTCACCGGCTAGCCAAACGGGCGGTTGACTTGATAGCATCCGCTGTTCTTTGCACCCTTCTTTCTCCCCTGTTTCTGATCATTGCCTTATTCATTAAATGGGATTCAGAGGGCCCGGTTTTCTATACAAGCAGGGTAGTCGGAAGGGGAGGAAAAACTTTTGTCTCCTATAAGTTCCGCAGCATGCTCAATCACCATGCGGATAACCGGGATGAGCAGCAAAAATATGAAGCAGGGAAAAATCGCCACCTCCAGTTCATGGAGAGTTTCATCCAGGGGAGGACCAATGGAGAATTTTTTGTCAAGGATGAATCCCGGATCACGAAGGTGGGCCGTTTTCTGCGAAAGCATTCACTGGATGAGCTGCCACAGCTTATCAACGTTTTTCGGGGAGAAATGAGCCTGGTGGGTCCCCGTTTTTGTTCAGTTGAAGAATATCAGTTTTATAAGCCGTGGCATAAGCGGCGGTTTCAGGTAAAACCCGGGATAACCGGACTGTGGCAGGTAAGGGGGCGAAGTGAAGTCAGTTATGACGACATGGTCATCCTGGATCTTTATTATATCCAGAATTGCTCATTTCTGTTCGACCTTGAGATTTTATTGAGAACCGTATCAGTGGTTTTTACAGGGAAAGGAAGCAGGGTATCAGGAGGAAATTCAAAAAATACAAAAATGAATGAAAGGGAGTTGACAACAGATGAAAGTACCTTTTGTGGATCTGCAGATTCAGTATCAAACCATTAA
- a CDS encoding DegT/DnrJ/EryC1/StrS family aminotransferase — protein MKVPFVDLQIQYQTIKPEIDAAVQDVLDSAAFIMGPKVAEFEQGFARLHSAAYCIGTSSGTDSLHLALWAAGIQSGDAVIIPVNTFIATAEAVSLCGAEPVFIDCDEYYNLDVSKLKQKLSALRAKEWARLKGIIPVHLYGQPADMDEIAALAREYDLVMIEDCAQAHCAQWNGRPVGTFGLVGCFSFYPGKNLGAYGEAGAVITNDRSLYEAMMLIHDHGARIRYHHHVIGHNYRMEGIQGAVLSVKLNYINSWTEKRRENANLYGELLKDVVEVAIPKIKPGRTHSFHLYVVRVKERDALMKYLTDHGISTGLHYPVPLHLQKAYAHLGYRRGDFPMAEKMAGEILSLPMYPELTKEQINYVVNQIKNFFGKRR, from the coding sequence ATGAAAGTACCTTTTGTGGATCTGCAGATTCAGTATCAAACCATTAAGCCTGAAATTGATGCCGCTGTTCAGGATGTTCTGGACAGTGCTGCCTTTATCATGGGCCCGAAGGTAGCGGAGTTCGAACAGGGTTTTGCCCGGCTTCACTCGGCAGCATATTGTATTGGAACCAGCTCAGGGACAGACTCTCTGCACCTTGCTCTTTGGGCGGCAGGCATCCAGTCAGGAGATGCCGTGATTATTCCGGTAAACACCTTTATTGCCACGGCAGAGGCGGTGAGCCTGTGCGGTGCGGAGCCGGTTTTTATCGACTGTGATGAATACTATAACCTTGATGTCTCAAAGCTGAAGCAGAAGCTGTCGGCGCTGAGAGCAAAGGAGTGGGCCAGGCTCAAGGGGATCATTCCGGTACATCTTTATGGCCAGCCGGCAGACATGGATGAAATTGCAGCCCTGGCCAGGGAGTATGACCTTGTGATGATCGAAGATTGCGCTCAGGCGCATTGTGCCCAATGGAACGGCAGGCCGGTTGGGACATTCGGCCTGGTTGGCTGTTTTTCCTTCTACCCCGGCAAGAACCTGGGAGCCTATGGTGAAGCAGGGGCGGTGATAACCAATGATCGCAGCCTCTATGAGGCCATGATGCTGATCCATGATCACGGCGCCAGGATCAGGTATCATCACCATGTGATCGGACATAACTACCGGATGGAGGGCATTCAGGGAGCAGTCCTTTCCGTCAAGCTGAACTATATCAATTCCTGGACCGAAAAGCGGCGGGAAAACGCGAACCTTTACGGTGAGTTGCTGAAAGACGTGGTGGAGGTTGCCATTCCAAAGATCAAGCCGGGCCGAACACATTCATTTCATCTTTATGTCGTCAGGGTAAAAGAGCGGGACGCTCTGATGAAATATTTAACTGATCACGGGATCAGTACTGGCCTGCATTACCCTGTTCCTCTTCACCTTCAAAAGGCCTATGCACATCTTGGATACCGGAGGGGCGATTTCCCGATGGCGGAAAAGATGGCCGGTGAGATTCTATCGCTGCCCATGTATCCGGAATTGACGAAGGAGCAGATTAATTATGTGGTGAACCAAATCAAGAACTTTTTCGGGAAGAGGCGGTGA
- a CDS encoding Gfo/Idh/MocA family oxidoreductase — protein sequence MCKVAVLGLGWWGSKLLRNVLHHPAVESVTGVDPSAVRRQEIAANLNAPVLADPEEIFRDPSIRAIVIATPPKTHFELAKSALAAGKDVLITKPPTKTLAELEYLTALAGQNRCIFMMDSTFVYSEPVWKIRELLESNLFPDIVFIQSLRYGNDLRLHHVSRLQETMLDNGISVVEDLVFHDLAILNYLLPGTRFQPKAGHKVNLLSNTLCDTAFIRLDTDKFPVHIGLSWTLPERRRELLICDRKKQLIFDDLAAGSKLRLFWIEEKREDLIGHGHEEPLFRVIDHFLHCIQTRGTPFTDGVYMLKVMRIFQSVLELFP from the coding sequence ATGTGCAAAGTAGCCGTGTTAGGCCTGGGGTGGTGGGGATCCAAGCTGTTGCGGAATGTACTCCATCATCCCGCAGTTGAAAGCGTGACAGGGGTTGACCCCTCTGCAGTTCGCCGTCAAGAAATTGCTGCAAATCTGAACGCTCCCGTGTTGGCTGATCCTGAAGAGATATTCCGGGATCCTTCAATCAGGGCCATAGTAATTGCCACTCCACCGAAAACCCATTTTGAGCTGGCCAAAAGTGCCCTGGCAGCCGGCAAAGATGTGCTGATAACCAAGCCTCCGACCAAAACCCTTGCGGAGCTTGAATACCTTACAGCTCTGGCCGGGCAAAACAGGTGCATCTTTATGATGGATTCCACCTTTGTCTACAGTGAGCCGGTCTGGAAAATCAGAGAGCTGCTCGAAAGTAATCTTTTTCCGGATATCGTATTCATTCAATCCCTGCGCTACGGAAATGACCTTCGTCTGCACCATGTAAGCCGTCTGCAGGAAACCATGCTGGATAATGGAATCAGTGTGGTCGAGGACCTTGTGTTCCATGATCTGGCTATTCTCAATTACCTGCTGCCAGGCACGAGGTTTCAGCCAAAAGCCGGTCACAAGGTCAATCTGCTCTCGAATACCCTCTGTGATACGGCCTTTATCCGGCTGGATACTGACAAATTCCCTGTTCATATCGGATTGAGCTGGACCTTGCCGGAGCGGCGGCGCGAACTGTTGATCTGTGATCGAAAGAAGCAATTGATATTTGATGATCTTGCAGCAGGTAGCAAGCTCAGGCTGTTCTGGATCGAAGAAAAGCGGGAAGATCTCATCGGGCATGGACATGAAGAGCCCCTTTTCCGGGTAATTGACCACTTCCTGCACTGCATCCAAACCAGAGGGACCCCGTTTACCGATGGAGTATATATGCTGAAAGTGATGCGCATCTTTCAATCGGTGCTGGAGCTGTTCCCATGA
- a CDS encoding DapH/DapD/GlmU-related protein, which translates to MSSKREVNPPPFIHQLAIVETKKIGCGTRIWAWTHIQEDVVVGEYCNVGEHCFLENGVSIGNRVVVKNGISLWQGITVADQAFIGPHVVFTNERFPRSGFPKPYEAITIERGASIGAGSVIVPGIRIGCYATIGAGSVVTRTVADHALVFGNPARRQGWMCICGLKLKVSDPMAPTTCECGRKYEIYQETCRLLAG; encoded by the coding sequence ATGAGCAGCAAACGAGAAGTGAATCCGCCTCCCTTCATTCACCAATTAGCCATAGTTGAAACCAAAAAGATTGGCTGCGGTACCCGTATCTGGGCATGGACCCACATTCAAGAGGATGTTGTGGTGGGAGAGTATTGTAATGTCGGAGAGCACTGTTTTTTGGAAAACGGCGTTTCGATAGGCAATCGGGTTGTGGTTAAGAATGGCATTTCCCTCTGGCAGGGAATCACCGTTGCGGACCAGGCTTTCATAGGGCCTCATGTTGTTTTTACCAATGAGCGGTTTCCACGCTCCGGCTTTCCCAAGCCGTATGAGGCCATTACCATTGAGCGGGGAGCAAGTATTGGCGCCGGTTCAGTTATTGTTCCCGGCATCCGGATAGGCTGTTATGCAACTATCGGTGCTGGTTCGGTAGTTACCCGCACGGTGGCCGACCATGCCCTGGTATTTGGAAATCCTGCCAGGCGACAGGGCTGGATGTGTATATGCGGTTTAAAGCTGAAAGTCAGTGATCCAATGGCCCCGACAACCTGTGAGTGCGGAAGGAAGTATGAAATATATCAAGAAACCTGCCGGCTGCTGGCTGGCTGA
- a CDS encoding galactokinase → MIITRTPFRITLGGGGTDLPSYYTRYGGFVFSAAINKYMFINLNRPVVDDLVRVKYAKSEIVKHRDDLQHEIARAALSMLGIEKAIEVISSADIPDGTGLGSSSCYTVGLLNAIHALKRDYISLPDLAEEACYLEIEQLKKPIGKQDQYIATFGGLTAFEIARDGRVTVMRVDVPPSVVDDLRRNMLMFYTGVSRQSMDILSEQNKGAQNSKKTVLDSLHYIKESGYQIKELIEKGNLTDFGLMLDKHWEHKKKMSSKISSLEFDRIYQVAKDYGALGGKITGAGGGGFFLFYIEKGHDQLRTAMHMMGLREMRFNFEFEGSKILVNLVNSENEYQGRHLWSIPQIQKRMSVIHAI, encoded by the coding sequence ATGATAATTACCAGAACCCCATTCAGGATAACCCTGGGAGGAGGAGGAACGGATTTGCCTTCGTATTATACCCGATACGGAGGGTTTGTCTTTAGTGCTGCCATCAACAAGTATATGTTTATTAATTTAAACCGGCCGGTAGTAGATGATCTGGTCAGGGTAAAGTACGCCAAATCGGAAATTGTCAAGCACAGGGATGATCTCCAGCACGAGATTGCCAGGGCTGCCCTGAGCATGCTGGGCATTGAAAAGGCCATTGAAGTCATTTCATCAGCCGACATTCCTGATGGGACAGGGCTGGGATCATCGAGCTGTTACACCGTTGGCCTGCTGAACGCTATTCATGCATTAAAGCGTGATTATATCAGTCTTCCTGATCTGGCCGAGGAAGCCTGCTACCTCGAGATTGAGCAGTTAAAGAAACCTATCGGAAAGCAGGATCAATATATTGCCACCTTCGGGGGATTGACTGCCTTTGAGATTGCCAGGGATGGGAGAGTTACCGTGATGCGGGTTGATGTTCCTCCCAGCGTAGTGGACGACCTCAGGCGAAATATGTTGATGTTCTACACCGGCGTATCGCGGCAGAGTATGGATATCCTGAGTGAGCAGAATAAAGGGGCGCAAAACAGCAAAAAGACGGTACTGGACAGTCTTCACTATATCAAAGAAAGCGGATACCAGATCAAGGAGCTGATTGAAAAGGGGAACTTGACCGATTTTGGCCTGATGCTGGACAAGCACTGGGAACATAAGAAGAAAATGTCTTCCAAAATATCCAGCCTGGAATTTGACCGGATTTATCAGGTAGCCAAAGACTATGGGGCTCTTGGTGGAAAAATAACCGGTGCCGGAGGGGGAGGCTTTTTCCTGTTTTACATTGAGAAAGGCCATGACCAGTTACGAACGGCGATGCATATGATGGGGCTTCGGGAAATGCGGTTTAACTTTGAGTTTGAAGGATCAAAGATTCTCGTAAACCTGGTGAACAGTGAAAATGAATATCAGGGGCGTCACTTGTGGAGCATACCCCAGATTCAGAAGAGAATGTCGGTAATCCATGCAATTTAA
- a CDS encoding SDR family oxidoreductase codes for MKLKGKIAIITGGSRGIGKAIARAFLAEGALVTITGRNQDELARAGEELSRVGAIRSFRADIREEQEIRQLVAEVLNTFGTIDVLVNNAGIQGPIGKFWEVDCEDWADNIKVNLLGTVRCTRSVVPIMIAKKAGKIINLSGGGAAASRPCFSAYGAGKAALVRFTEILAEEVREYHIDVNALAPGAVNTRMLHEILEAEAKAGEKELRDARERSEKGGTSPELAAALAVFLASSASDGLSGRLISAVWDNWQQFSPDRIASIMSGNLYTLRRVSQ; via the coding sequence ATGAAACTCAAAGGGAAAATAGCCATTATCACTGGTGGGAGCCGCGGGATAGGAAAGGCTATCGCCAGGGCATTTCTGGCAGAGGGAGCTTTGGTAACTATTACCGGCCGGAATCAGGATGAATTAGCCAGGGCTGGTGAAGAGCTGTCAAGGGTTGGAGCTATCCGCAGCTTCCGCGCTGACATCAGGGAGGAGCAGGAAATACGGCAACTTGTTGCCGAGGTCCTGAACACCTTCGGCACGATCGATGTGCTGGTAAACAATGCGGGCATTCAGGGCCCTATCGGGAAATTCTGGGAAGTTGATTGTGAGGATTGGGCTGATAACATCAAAGTTAACCTTCTGGGGACTGTGCGATGCACCAGGAGTGTAGTGCCAATCATGATAGCCAAAAAAGCAGGCAAGATCATCAACCTGTCAGGTGGCGGCGCTGCTGCCTCAAGGCCCTGTTTTTCAGCCTATGGGGCAGGAAAAGCGGCTCTTGTCCGGTTCACCGAAATTCTGGCCGAGGAGGTCAGAGAGTATCACATCGACGTCAACGCTCTGGCCCCCGGGGCAGTGAATACAAGGATGCTGCACGAGATACTGGAGGCAGAAGCAAAGGCTGGTGAGAAAGAACTGAGGGACGCCAGAGAGAGGAGCGAAAAAGGGGGGACATCTCCTGAGCTGGCAGCGGCTTTGGCGGTTTTTTTAGCTTCATCTGCGTCTGATGGCCTGAGTGGACGTCTCATCAGCGCGGTTTGGGACAACTGGCAGCAGTTTAGCCCGGACCGGATTGCATCGATAATGTCGGGCAACTTATATACGCTGAGAAGGGTGAGTCAATGA
- a CDS encoding Gfo/Idh/MocA family oxidoreductase: protein MKVAIIGAGLIGNKRAMAIGKSPGCRLAAVCDVNPERAGKLAQMYGADTYQNWEEMGQRDDIETVVIATVNKFLAPIAVFFLERGKHVLCEKPLGRNAREAGLMVEAARKSGVKLKTGFNHRHHPGIARARQLVDEGRIGEISFLRCRYGHGGRPGYDREWRADKNLCGGGELLDQGVHVVDLFRWFAGDFHEVFGYLPTLFWNMQVEDNAFALFKTKTGQIASLHTSWTQWKNIFSFEVFGRDGYVIVEGLGGSYGPERLKAGRRRSEGGAPEEETIDFPAEDISWEEEWKELVQAIRENREPLGSGQDGYEANRMLEAVYDSARLGRPVEL from the coding sequence ATGAAGGTGGCCATTATAGGAGCAGGCTTAATAGGGAATAAGAGAGCTATGGCTATCGGGAAATCACCAGGGTGCAGGCTGGCGGCTGTTTGTGATGTTAATCCTGAGCGGGCAGGGAAACTGGCGCAAATGTATGGCGCGGATACCTACCAGAACTGGGAGGAGATGGGGCAGCGGGATGATATAGAGACGGTAGTCATTGCTACTGTCAATAAGTTTCTGGCTCCCATTGCCGTATTTTTCCTGGAGAGAGGAAAGCATGTCCTGTGTGAAAAGCCCCTGGGGAGGAATGCCCGGGAAGCTGGCTTAATGGTAGAGGCTGCCAGAAAGAGCGGGGTGAAGCTGAAGACCGGCTTCAATCACCGTCATCATCCGGGAATAGCCAGGGCACGGCAGCTTGTTGACGAGGGGCGGATTGGTGAAATCAGCTTCCTGCGGTGCAGGTACGGGCACGGAGGAAGGCCGGGGTATGATCGCGAATGGCGGGCGGATAAGAATTTGTGCGGTGGCGGTGAATTGCTGGATCAGGGGGTACATGTAGTCGATCTTTTCCGGTGGTTTGCCGGGGATTTTCATGAGGTTTTTGGCTATCTTCCCACCTTGTTCTGGAACATGCAGGTTGAGGATAATGCCTTTGCCCTGTTTAAGACAAAGACCGGACAGATTGCTTCTCTCCATACCAGTTGGACTCAATGGAAAAACATTTTCTCCTTTGAGGTATTTGGCCGTGACGGCTATGTGATTGTAGAGGGTTTGGGCGGAAGCTATGGTCCGGAAAGGCTGAAAGCAGGAAGACGAAGATCTGAGGGCGGAGCCCCGGAAGAGGAGACCATTGATTTTCCCGCCGAGGATATTTCCTGGGAAGAGGAGTGGAAGGAACTGGTACAGGCCATCAGGGAAAACCGTGAACCATTAGGGAGCGGGCAGGATGGATACGAGGCCAACCGAATGCTGGAAGCGGTGTATGATTCAGCCCGGCTTGGCAGACCGGTTGAGCTCTAG